CAACCAAGTCGAGACAGAAGATTTCCATCGCTGAGAGTCCGAGTTCCAGGCCAGCGTGTGCCCGGCGTCGAATACTTCCAACTGCACCAGGTCCTTACGACGTTCTGCGAGCACCGACGACAATCTGATCGGTACCGAGTCATCGTGACTGCCGTGAAGGATGAGTTTCGGCACGGCGAGTTCCTCGGCGCGGGTCACCCAGTCGAATTCTCGTAGCGGGATGCGAACAGGCAACCCCAGTAGTCGGGCGAGCGTGCCGAGGGTGAGCCACGGAACGGCAAGCAGACCAGCGCCACCCGGGAGCCCAGCGCGCTTGCAGTTTGCCTTGATGACCTCCACCCAGTCGAGCACCGGCGAATCGAGGACAAGTCCCACTACCAGTGGTGCATAGTCAGACCGATGCGCAACCTGCAGTGCGATCGCAGCTCCCATAGACCAGCCGAACAGCACGATCCGTTCTGCTCCACGGCGAACCGCGTATCCGATCGCTGCCTCAATGTCTTCGACTTCGGTGGCGCCAAGTGTGGACCGACCACGTCCCGCGGTGGGCCCTTCCCCATCGTTGTGGTAACTCACCACGAGTGACGTGAGTCCTAGTTCCGTCGCGACCTGTACGCCACGGAGTGTGCCCGCTCGGGGGCTGCCAAGTCCGTGGACGTGAATCGCCCAGGTGGACAGATCACCGTCGACGCGCCATGCAGGCGCCGAGCCCACCGGCGTCACGATCGAGATGTCGCGGGCATCGAGCCCGGCATCGGCGGGTGTGGCGTAGTAGATGCCGCTCCACGAGACTCGATCACCAGCTCGCGGCGTGAGCCCTGGTGACACTCCCACGAGGGCGCGCGCGACTTGGTTCTGACCACGATCCTCGACTTCGTTGCCGAGTTGCGCCCATCCGCCGCGTTCAAACCAGAGATTGTAGGTGCCGGGCGCTTCGGTATCGCAAGTACGGTCGAGCAGAAGAAGTTGGCGATCACCATTGACCTCAACGCTGCGCAAGGTCAGCTTGAAACGGCGTGGCCCGACTGGTGTTGTTAGCTTCCGCGCGATCGTCCATCCCAGGGCTGCACCAGCAGCACCGACCATAGCACCGCCGATCGCGAGCCGCCGCTTCATGCGTGCTCCCTGCTGCTGTCGCCACGATCCGCGCGCAAACCTGTGCGCGCCACGCCCGAGTCGAGCCCCAGAAGTTGCGCCTCAGCCCGCTCTAGGAGACTGCTGATTTATCTTGGCGGTTTAAGGCGCGCCTCTGTCGTTCCTGGCGCCGGTGTTTAAGACTGGATTTATGCAGGGTCGTGATGATGGTCAGCGTCAGTTGTTGGATGTCGGTGCGTTCGCCGGTCACATGTTGCCGGTTGGGTCGGTGTTCGCGTTCCTGGCCGAGCACCGGCACGAGTTGTTCCCCGATGACGCGTTCGCGGACTTGTTTCCCTCGGGCCGTGGACGCCCGTCGACGCCGGCGGACGTGATCGCTTCGGTGATGGTGTTGCAGACGTTGCACTCGTTGTCGGACCGGGAGACAGCGGAAGCAGTGACGTTTGATTTGCGTTGGAAAGCGGCGTGTGGTTTCGGATTGACGGAAACGTCGTTCCATCCGACGGTGTTGACCTATTGGCGCCGCCGCCTGGCCGCGAGCACACGCCCGCACCGTATTTTCGAGGCGGTGGCTGAGGTCATTGCGCGGTCTGGGGCGCTCTCTGGTCGTAAGCGTCGGGCGTTGGACTCGACGATTCTGGATGATGCCGTTGCCCGCCAGGACACGGTGACGCAGTTGGTTGCGCAGATCCGGCGGGTCGGTCGGGAGATCCCGGGAGCCGATACGATCGTGGCCGGTCTGCCTGGCCATGACTATGCCCAGCCGGGGAAACCCGACATCGCTTGGGATGACAAAGCGGCCAGGGACGACCTTGTCTCCCGACTCGTAACCGACGCGCTGGCATTGCTCGCGGCGATCGACACGACCATGCTGACGGAGCCGCAGCAGGAGACGGTCGCGCTCCTCGCTCTCGTCGCAGGTCAAGACGTTGAACCGGCCGAGGGATCGGACGGCACGGACGGGCGCTGGCGGATCGCCCGGAAGGTCGCACCCGACAGGGTGATCTCGACCGTTGACCCCGACACTCGCCACGCACACAAGAGCCGGGAGAAGAAACAAGACGGCTTCAAAGCCCACATTGCGATCGAGCCCGACACCGGCCTGGTGACCGCGGCCGCGTTGACGAAAGCATCGGGGGCGCAGAACAGTGACGCGGTCCGCGGCGTCGAGCTCGTGGCCGCGGACACCAGCATTGGATCTGACATGGTGGAGGTCCTCGGCGATTCTGCTTATGGCAGTGGTGACCTCCTCGCGCAGGTCACCGCTGCTGGGCATGTTCCGATCATCAAGCCGATGCCGTTGAGCAGAGCCGTCCCGGGCGGGTTCACCATTGATGACTTCACCATCGACGAGGCCAACCGCGCCGTCATTTGCCCGGCGGGAATCACTCGATCGATCACCTCAAAACGCACGGTCACTTTCGGGGCGGCTTGCGCGGGTTGCCCGCTGAGAGCCCAGTGCACGACCGCCGCCCGCGGCCGCAAAATGGTGTTGCATCCACAGCAAGAAATTCAACGTGAACACCGGGCGCGCGCCCTGCATCCTGACTTTCAATCCGTCTATCGACAACACAGGCCCATGGTTGAACGCTCGATCGCGTGGATGACACGCGGGGCCCGCCGGGTTCCTTACCGGGGTGTTGTGAAGAACAACGCCTGGTGGCTGAACCGGGCGGCTGGTATCAACCTCAAACGGCTCCTCACTCTCGGCTTGAGTAGTCAGAACGGGGTCTGGGTTCTTGGATAACACCGCGAAGGGAGGGCTGCTGCCTCCCACCGGCCACGGCCGGGCACGGGTGGCCTGGGCGGACCATCGGGCCGGAACCGAGATCCGATTCCGGCAGTTCAGCAGTCGACAAGACGCCCCGTCGCAGAGCAAAAAATCGCCCTCAGCGACTCGCGGGGACTCCTGAACCCCCAATAATCAGCAGCGTCCTAGGAGAGTTTCTTCAGCAGGCGTCACCTCGAATGTCACGCGTGGATCGATCATGGCGTCACGAATCTCAACCACTTCGCGATGCAATCGTCCTTCAGGATCGTCAAGACTGGCGCCGAGGGCATCGGTACTGCTGAGCCCGGGGCGAACGCTCGTGGCCCGCTGCCAGAGCGGTTCCAGCTCCCCCGTGATCTGCGCTATCTGCGCGCGCCGGGTGCGTTCACGCAACGACCTGACCACTGGTTGCCCCGCGAACCCGGCGCACAAGAACAGGAAAGTGAGCAGCGAGAGCGGCCCGTATGCTTCGCCGAACGTGCGCATCAGTTCCAGGTGACCCGCGACGTGTGCGACATCCATTACGAGGACCACGACGGCCAAGCCCACGCCGCACGTCGAGCCAAGGAGTAGGAGAAGTGCGGGGATGCGCTGGATCCCGGTAGCGACGCGGAACTGACGGCTCGCCAACGCGAGCATGGCAGCAAGAACGATGCCGCAGTACGTGAAGCCGATCATTGAGTAGGCAGCCGTCACCGGTTGCTCACCGAGGTCAAGCATGAATGTCGCGGTCGACGCGCCTCGGTCAATGAAGAAGAACAACACCGTCGTCGTGACCAGGGCAAGGATCAGCGCGGGGCGCCCAACGGCGGCTCGCACCAGCCGGGGACGATACTCACCTGCCTTCATTGCCGCGCGGCCCAGGAAGAACAGCCCAATCATCAAGAGCGCATCGGAAAGCAGAGTCGTGATGTTCGTTCCTCCGAAGACCGGATCGACGGCCAGGTAGATCGCATCCACGTTGAGCGTCATTGCGATCGCGATCGTCAGGGATGCGTAGGTAATACTGCGATCAGGGCGCCCGCGTCGCAAGACCAGCAGGCTCGCTACGAGAACCCACATGAGGATCGCAACGAGCGTCTGGATCATCCGAAGACCTCGAAGTAGCGCGACTCCGCAGAAGCGGACCCTCGGATCCCTGCGGCAAGCCGGTCCGCGAGGGACTCCGCAGCGATCTCGGTGTCGGAATCAAGATCCTGCCGCCTGAGCAGGCGGGCGCGAGTGTGCGGAGGGATGTCCCCTACGTGCCAGGGTTGAGTGAGTCCACCGGTTCATAGCAAATCCGCCTCGTAGGGCGTGTTGAAGGATCCACCAACCTGATGAGTAGCAATGCCCCAATCACCACGATCGATGTGGACAATGGAAGAGTGTCCGCTCCCTCGAATCCAACTGGCCCGACCCGTCGTCGGTCGTTCACCCCTGCCCAGAAACTCCAGTACCTGTCCGAGTACGAGACCGCTTGCGAAACCGGGCAAGGCGGCGCGTTCCTGCGTCGGCATGGCCTCTACTCGTCATTGATGTCGGAATGGCGACGTCAACGTGACGCGGGCCTCCTCGAGGGCAAACAGCCCGGCGACACGGTCGGGGCACCCTCGCGGGAGCAAGCCGAGATCGCGCGGTTACGGCGAGAACTCGCCAAAGCCGAGCGGAAGCTTGCGACCACGGAAACGGCGTTAGACATCATGGGAAAAGCACACGCGCTCTTGGAACAACTCTCCGAGAGCGCGGACCCCGACCCGAAGCACAAGAAGCGCTCATGAACACCTACCTCGAACTCACCGATGCCGGGATCCCGACCCGGCAGGCTGCGACCTTGACTGGTGTGTCGCGGGCGACCGCGGCGCGGGCGATCGCCCGCGCGAGGCGTCCTGACCCGGCGCCTGCTGGCCCGCGCCCGGTCCCGGTGAACAAGCTCTCGCTCGCGGAACGAGCCCGGATCTTGGCGGTGTTGAATAGCGAGGAGTTCGTGGATAAGCCGCCGTTACAGGTGTACGCGATCC
This DNA window, taken from Gulosibacter molinativorax, encodes the following:
- a CDS encoding IS1182 family transposase, whose protein sequence is MQGRDDGQRQLLDVGAFAGHMLPVGSVFAFLAEHRHELFPDDAFADLFPSGRGRPSTPADVIASVMVLQTLHSLSDRETAEAVTFDLRWKAACGFGLTETSFHPTVLTYWRRRLAASTRPHRIFEAVAEVIARSGALSGRKRRALDSTILDDAVARQDTVTQLVAQIRRVGREIPGADTIVAGLPGHDYAQPGKPDIAWDDKAARDDLVSRLVTDALALLAAIDTTMLTEPQQETVALLALVAGQDVEPAEGSDGTDGRWRIARKVAPDRVISTVDPDTRHAHKSREKKQDGFKAHIAIEPDTGLVTAAALTKASGAQNSDAVRGVELVAADTSIGSDMVEVLGDSAYGSGDLLAQVTAAGHVPIIKPMPLSRAVPGGFTIDDFTIDEANRAVICPAGITRSITSKRTVTFGAACAGCPLRAQCTTAARGRKMVLHPQQEIQREHRARALHPDFQSVYRQHRPMVERSIAWMTRGARRVPYRGVVKNNAWWLNRAAGINLKRLLTLGLSSQNGVWVLG
- a CDS encoding alpha/beta hydrolase: MKRRLAIGGAMVGAAGAALGWTIARKLTTPVGPRRFKLTLRSVEVNGDRQLLLLDRTCDTEAPGTYNLWFERGGWAQLGNEVEDRGQNQVARALVGVSPGLTPRAGDRVSWSGIYYATPADAGLDARDISIVTPVGSAPAWRVDGDLSTWAIHVHGLGSPRAGTLRGVQVATELGLTSLVVSYHNDGEGPTAGRGRSTLGATEVEDIEAAIGYAVRRGAERIVLFGWSMGAAIALQVAHRSDYAPLVVGLVLDSPVLDWVEVIKANCKRAGLPGGAGLLAVPWLTLGTLARLLGLPVRIPLREFDWVTRAEELAVPKLILHGSHDDSVPIRLSSVLAERRKDLVQLEVFDAGHTLAWNSDSQRWKSSVSTWLSEGPLAGIRRPER
- a CDS encoding DUF6545 domain-containing protein — translated: MIQTLVAILMWVLVASLLVLRRGRPDRSITYASLTIAIAMTLNVDAIYLAVDPVFGGTNITTLLSDALLMIGLFFLGRAAMKAGEYRPRLVRAAVGRPALILALVTTTVLFFFIDRGASTATFMLDLGEQPVTAAYSMIGFTYCGIVLAAMLALASRQFRVATGIQRIPALLLLLGSTCGVGLAVVVLVMDVAHVAGHLELMRTFGEAYGPLSLLTFLFLCAGFAGQPVVRSLRERTRRAQIAQITGELEPLWQRATSVRPGLSSTDALGASLDDPEGRLHREVVEIRDAMIDPRVTFEVTPAEETLLGRC